From the genome of Lutzomyia longipalpis isolate SR_M1_2022 chromosome 2, ASM2433408v1, one region includes:
- the LOC129788472 gene encoding rap1 GTPase-activating protein 1 isoform X6, whose translation MLKIQMLEQIVTNESIRDEEKDDERSDTIRRQHMAGCATNSNSAPNVATGHATIKSPGQNPERLYGATQDLFEILERVQNSRLDDQRCVLPPYFSQTSREERVPNLHMPVDSQSLPNGQQTSGYRTLRHSLSTSSSSTPASPQLPAHHMVHTYQSQSSVSSQASSVAAPPSQRLLEETLAKGAPYPMIVLPGNGGYWLDGTDHECAFDAHGNPVLAHNAWRAKFETDDTAKCYRRFFIGREHSNLVGHDETLGPVLMSIKSENVANQEHVRILLRLQSGTMHEIIPTSCLMPNPSPIRMAKLLNEQINVDTLTPILCPKASTSIASYDEHVLVSNFKFGVLYQRFGQTAEEELFGNNTSSPAFEEFLDMLGQRIKLKEHKGYRGGLDIQNGHTGDTAVYEVFKDREIMFHVSTLLPFTEGDPQQLQRKRHIGNDIVAIVFQESNTPFSPDMIASHFLHAFIVIQPLEPNTPNTRYKVSVTARDDVPFFGPTLPNPAVFRKGPEFTEFLLTKLINAENACYKADKFAKLELRTRTSLLQNLVMELREKTRDFLGMDISPSCGNMSPSPDTSKSDSGNAGSRFIDTVKKALNSRLRSQSVDTSAVDKVQNPQGTLGMGKKTKETENSTGSMTRTLSKSNTGSIKKSPEGSIASSPDITSRGPINNNNHTSSNNNATVNGNGNGPAMSETSDDSSLNSVDLDPMAFQNIDGGATYIDSDTGLESMSSAEATTKACSLCLDGVSPGNLLAGPAEAMQQVENLRQEVTRLKCDKLDLLRQNVNCQRDIKRLRERELSLQGDLAAAGKEILRLRDLLKEYMPNTAADPHSISPMT comes from the exons GCGTCAACACATGGCAGGATGTGCAACAAACTCAAATTCAGCACCAAATGTCGCCACAGGTCACGCAACCATAAAGTCTCCTGGGCAGAATCCTGAGCGTCTCTATGGGGCTACGCAAGATCTCTTTGAAATACTCGAGCGCGTCCAAAACTCCCGTCTAGATGATCAACGATGCGTCCTCCCGCCCTACTTCTCACAG ACTTCTCGGGAAGAGCGAGTACCCAACCTGCATATGCCAGTAGATTCGCAGAGCCTTCCAAATGGCCAGCAAACAAGTGGCTACCGCACCCTCCGACACTCCCTCAGCACCTCATCGAGTTCCACACCAGCCTCACCGCAGCTTCCGGCTCACCATATGGTGCACACCTACCAATCACAATCCTCCGTTTCTTCGCAGGCCTCCTCAGTGGCGGCCCCGCCATCGCAGCGACTCCTCGAGGAGACACTGGCCAAGGGGGCGCCTTACCCAATGATTGTCCTCCCTGGGAATGGGGGCTACTGGCTCGATGGGACGGATCATGAGTGTGCCTTTGATGCACACGGAAACCCCGTTCTGGCACACAATGCCTGGCGGGCAAAATTTGAAACGGACGACACGGCAAAGTGCTACAGACGCTTCTTCATTGGGCGCGAGCACTCAAATCTCGTGGGGCACGATGAAACCCTGGGGCCGGTCCTCATGAGCATCAAATCGGAGAATGTGGCGAATCAGGAACATGTGCGCATCCTCCTCCGGCTACAGTCGGGTACAATGCACGAAATAATCCCAACGTCCTGCCTCATGCCAAACCCATCACCGATCCGCATGGCTAAGTTGCTCAATGAGCAGATCAATGTGGACACACTGACACCCATCCTCTGCCCAAAGGCATCCACCTCTATTGCCAGCTACGATGAACACGTTCTCGTGAGTAACTTCAAATTCGGTGTGCTGTACCAGAGATTTGGGCAGACGGCTGAAGAGGAGCTATTTGGCAACAACACATCATCACCGGCTTTTGAGGAATTCCTCGATATGCTGGGGCAGAGGATTAAGCTAAAGGAGCACAAAG GCTACCGCGGTGGGTTGGACATCCAGAATGGGCACACTGGCGACACAGCTGTGTACGAAGTATTCAAGGACCGTGAGATTATGTTCCACGTGTCCACACTGCTGCCCTTCACGGAGGGTGATCCGCAGCAGCTGCAACGCAAACGACACATTGGCAACGACATCGTGGCTATCGTGTTCCAAGAATCCAATACACCCTTCTCCCCAGATATGATTGCCAGCCACTTCCTCCATGCATTCATTGTGATCCAACCACTGGAACCGAATACCCCAAACACGCGATATAAGGTCTCAGTCACGGCGAGGGATGATGTACCCTTCTTTGGGCCAACCCTCCCCAATCCGGCTGTTTTCCGCAAAGGTCCCGAATTCACGGAATTCCTCCTGACGAAGCTCATCAATGCCGAGAATGCTTGCTACAAGGCGGACAAATTTGCCAAACTCGAATTGCGCACACGAACATCGTTGCTGCAGAATCTCGTGATGGAATTGCGGGAGAAAACACGAGATTTCCTGGGGATGGATATATCACCATCATGTGGAAATATGTCCCCATCACCGGATACATCCAAGTCTGATAGCGGAAATGCAGGAAGTCGTTTCATTGACACCGTGAAGAAGGCGCTCAATTCACGGCTGAGGTCGCAAAGTGTTGACACGAGTGCTGTGGACAAGGTGCAGAATCCCCAAGGAACACTTGGGATGGGGAAGAAGACCAAAGAGACGGAGAATTCAACTGGAAGT ATGACACGAACATTGTCCAAGTCAAATACTGGGTCCATTAAGAAATCTCCTGAGGGATCTATTGCCTCATCACCGGATATCACGTCGCGTGGTCcaatcaacaacaacaaccacACCAGTAGCAACAACAACGCCACGGTCAATGGGAATGGGAACGGACCGGCAATGTCGGAGACGAGTGATGATTCCAGCCTCAATAGTGTTGACCTGGATCCAATGG cCTTCCAGAATATCGATGGTGGAGCTACTTACATTGATAGTGATACCGGATTGGAATCCATGTCCTCAGCAGAGGCAACAACAAAAGCTTGCTCGCTGTGCTTGGATGGTGTCTCGCCGGGGAATTTACTTGCAGGCCCCGCAGAAGCTATGCAACAGGTTGAGAATCTCCGGCAGGAAGTGACGCGCCTCAAGTGTGACAAACTTGACTTGCTGCGACAGAATGTG aATTGCCAGCGAGACATTAAGAGGCTTCGGGAGAGagaattatctcttcagggtgATTTAGCGGCTGCAGGAAAGGAAATTTTGAGGCTACGTGATCTATTGAAAGAGTACATGCCCAATACAGCGGCTGATCCACATTCCATCTCACCCAT GACTTAG
- the LOC129788472 gene encoding rap1 GTPase-activating protein 1 isoform X4 encodes MLKIQMLEQIVTNESIRDEEKDDERSDTIRRQHMAGCATNSNSAPNVATGHATIKSPGQNPERLYGATQDLFEILERVQNSRLDDQRCVLPPYFSQTSREERVPNLHMPVDSQSLPNGQQTSGYRTLRHSLSTSSSSTPASPQLPAHHMVHTYQSQSSVSSQASSVAAPPSQRLLEETLAKGAPYPMIVLPGNGGYWLDGTDHECAFDAHGNPVLAHNAWRAKFETDDTAKCYRRFFIGREHSNLVGHDETLGPVLMSIKSENVANQEHVRILLRLQSGTMHEIIPTSCLMPNPSPIRMAKLLNEQINVDTLTPILCPKASTSIASYDEHVLVSNFKFGVLYQRFGQTAEEELFGNNTSSPAFEEFLDMLGQRIKLKEHKGYRGGLDIQNGHTGDTAVYEVFKDREIMFHVSTLLPFTEGDPQQLQRKRHIGNDIVAIVFQESNTPFSPDMIASHFLHAFIVIQPLEPNTPNTRYKVSVTARDDVPFFGPTLPNPAVFRKGPEFTEFLLTKLINAENACYKADKFAKLELRTRTSLLQNLVMELREKTRDFLGMDISPSCGNMSPSPDTSKSDSGNAGSRFIDTVKKALNSRLRSQSVDTSAVDKVQNPQGTLGMGKKTKETENSTGSMTRTLSKSNTGSIKKSPEGSIASSPDITSRGPINNNNHTSSNNNATVNGNGNGPAMSETSDDSSLNSVDLDPMAFQNIDGGATYIDSDTGLESMSSAEATTKACSLCLDGVSPGNLLAGPAEAMQQVENLRQEVTRLKCDKLDLLRQNVNCQRDIKRLRERELSLQGDLAAAGKEILRLRDLLKEYMPNTAADPHSISPIGIKGNKIIYKVI; translated from the exons GCGTCAACACATGGCAGGATGTGCAACAAACTCAAATTCAGCACCAAATGTCGCCACAGGTCACGCAACCATAAAGTCTCCTGGGCAGAATCCTGAGCGTCTCTATGGGGCTACGCAAGATCTCTTTGAAATACTCGAGCGCGTCCAAAACTCCCGTCTAGATGATCAACGATGCGTCCTCCCGCCCTACTTCTCACAG ACTTCTCGGGAAGAGCGAGTACCCAACCTGCATATGCCAGTAGATTCGCAGAGCCTTCCAAATGGCCAGCAAACAAGTGGCTACCGCACCCTCCGACACTCCCTCAGCACCTCATCGAGTTCCACACCAGCCTCACCGCAGCTTCCGGCTCACCATATGGTGCACACCTACCAATCACAATCCTCCGTTTCTTCGCAGGCCTCCTCAGTGGCGGCCCCGCCATCGCAGCGACTCCTCGAGGAGACACTGGCCAAGGGGGCGCCTTACCCAATGATTGTCCTCCCTGGGAATGGGGGCTACTGGCTCGATGGGACGGATCATGAGTGTGCCTTTGATGCACACGGAAACCCCGTTCTGGCACACAATGCCTGGCGGGCAAAATTTGAAACGGACGACACGGCAAAGTGCTACAGACGCTTCTTCATTGGGCGCGAGCACTCAAATCTCGTGGGGCACGATGAAACCCTGGGGCCGGTCCTCATGAGCATCAAATCGGAGAATGTGGCGAATCAGGAACATGTGCGCATCCTCCTCCGGCTACAGTCGGGTACAATGCACGAAATAATCCCAACGTCCTGCCTCATGCCAAACCCATCACCGATCCGCATGGCTAAGTTGCTCAATGAGCAGATCAATGTGGACACACTGACACCCATCCTCTGCCCAAAGGCATCCACCTCTATTGCCAGCTACGATGAACACGTTCTCGTGAGTAACTTCAAATTCGGTGTGCTGTACCAGAGATTTGGGCAGACGGCTGAAGAGGAGCTATTTGGCAACAACACATCATCACCGGCTTTTGAGGAATTCCTCGATATGCTGGGGCAGAGGATTAAGCTAAAGGAGCACAAAG GCTACCGCGGTGGGTTGGACATCCAGAATGGGCACACTGGCGACACAGCTGTGTACGAAGTATTCAAGGACCGTGAGATTATGTTCCACGTGTCCACACTGCTGCCCTTCACGGAGGGTGATCCGCAGCAGCTGCAACGCAAACGACACATTGGCAACGACATCGTGGCTATCGTGTTCCAAGAATCCAATACACCCTTCTCCCCAGATATGATTGCCAGCCACTTCCTCCATGCATTCATTGTGATCCAACCACTGGAACCGAATACCCCAAACACGCGATATAAGGTCTCAGTCACGGCGAGGGATGATGTACCCTTCTTTGGGCCAACCCTCCCCAATCCGGCTGTTTTCCGCAAAGGTCCCGAATTCACGGAATTCCTCCTGACGAAGCTCATCAATGCCGAGAATGCTTGCTACAAGGCGGACAAATTTGCCAAACTCGAATTGCGCACACGAACATCGTTGCTGCAGAATCTCGTGATGGAATTGCGGGAGAAAACACGAGATTTCCTGGGGATGGATATATCACCATCATGTGGAAATATGTCCCCATCACCGGATACATCCAAGTCTGATAGCGGAAATGCAGGAAGTCGTTTCATTGACACCGTGAAGAAGGCGCTCAATTCACGGCTGAGGTCGCAAAGTGTTGACACGAGTGCTGTGGACAAGGTGCAGAATCCCCAAGGAACACTTGGGATGGGGAAGAAGACCAAAGAGACGGAGAATTCAACTGGAAGT ATGACACGAACATTGTCCAAGTCAAATACTGGGTCCATTAAGAAATCTCCTGAGGGATCTATTGCCTCATCACCGGATATCACGTCGCGTGGTCcaatcaacaacaacaaccacACCAGTAGCAACAACAACGCCACGGTCAATGGGAATGGGAACGGACCGGCAATGTCGGAGACGAGTGATGATTCCAGCCTCAATAGTGTTGACCTGGATCCAATGG cCTTCCAGAATATCGATGGTGGAGCTACTTACATTGATAGTGATACCGGATTGGAATCCATGTCCTCAGCAGAGGCAACAACAAAAGCTTGCTCGCTGTGCTTGGATGGTGTCTCGCCGGGGAATTTACTTGCAGGCCCCGCAGAAGCTATGCAACAGGTTGAGAATCTCCGGCAGGAAGTGACGCGCCTCAAGTGTGACAAACTTGACTTGCTGCGACAGAATGTG aATTGCCAGCGAGACATTAAGAGGCTTCGGGAGAGagaattatctcttcagggtgATTTAGCGGCTGCAGGAAAGGAAATTTTGAGGCTACGTGATCTATTGAAAGAGTACATGCCCAATACAGCGGCTGATCCACATTCCATCTCACCCAT TGGAATAAAAGGAAACAAAATCATCTACAAAGTCATATAA
- the LOC129788472 gene encoding rap1 GTPase-activating protein 1 isoform X11, which yields MAGCATNSNSAPNVATGHATIKSPGQNPERLYGATQDLFEILERVQNSRLDDQRCVLPPYFSQTSREERVPNLHMPVDSQSLPNGQQTSGYRTLRHSLSTSSSSTPASPQLPAHHMVHTYQSQSSVSSQASSVAAPPSQRLLEETLAKGAPYPMIVLPGNGGYWLDGTDHECAFDAHGNPVLAHNAWRAKFETDDTAKCYRRFFIGREHSNLVGHDETLGPVLMSIKSENVANQEHVRILLRLQSGTMHEIIPTSCLMPNPSPIRMAKLLNEQINVDTLTPILCPKASTSIASYDEHVLVSNFKFGVLYQRFGQTAEEELFGNNTSSPAFEEFLDMLGQRIKLKEHKGYRGGLDIQNGHTGDTAVYEVFKDREIMFHVSTLLPFTEGDPQQLQRKRHIGNDIVAIVFQESNTPFSPDMIASHFLHAFIVIQPLEPNTPNTRYKVSVTARDDVPFFGPTLPNPAVFRKGPEFTEFLLTKLINAENACYKADKFAKLELRTRTSLLQNLVMELREKTRDFLGMDISPSCGNMSPSPDTSKSDSGNAGSRFIDTVKKALNSRLRSQSVDTSAVDKVQNPQGTLGMGKKTKETENSTGSMTRTLSKSNTGSIKKSPEGSIASSPDITSRGPINNNNHTSSNNNATVNGNGNGPAMSETSDDSSLNSVDLDPMAFQNIDGGATYIDSDTGLESMSSAEATTKACSLCLDGVSPGNLLAGPAEAMQQVENLRQEVTRLKCDKLDLLRQNVNCQRDIKRLRERELSLQGDLAAAGKEILRLRDLLKEYMPNTAADPHSISPM from the exons ATGGCAGGATGTGCAACAAACTCAAATTCAGCACCAAATGTCGCCACAGGTCACGCAACCATAAAGTCTCCTGGGCAGAATCCTGAGCGTCTCTATGGGGCTACGCAAGATCTCTTTGAAATACTCGAGCGCGTCCAAAACTCCCGTCTAGATGATCAACGATGCGTCCTCCCGCCCTACTTCTCACAG ACTTCTCGGGAAGAGCGAGTACCCAACCTGCATATGCCAGTAGATTCGCAGAGCCTTCCAAATGGCCAGCAAACAAGTGGCTACCGCACCCTCCGACACTCCCTCAGCACCTCATCGAGTTCCACACCAGCCTCACCGCAGCTTCCGGCTCACCATATGGTGCACACCTACCAATCACAATCCTCCGTTTCTTCGCAGGCCTCCTCAGTGGCGGCCCCGCCATCGCAGCGACTCCTCGAGGAGACACTGGCCAAGGGGGCGCCTTACCCAATGATTGTCCTCCCTGGGAATGGGGGCTACTGGCTCGATGGGACGGATCATGAGTGTGCCTTTGATGCACACGGAAACCCCGTTCTGGCACACAATGCCTGGCGGGCAAAATTTGAAACGGACGACACGGCAAAGTGCTACAGACGCTTCTTCATTGGGCGCGAGCACTCAAATCTCGTGGGGCACGATGAAACCCTGGGGCCGGTCCTCATGAGCATCAAATCGGAGAATGTGGCGAATCAGGAACATGTGCGCATCCTCCTCCGGCTACAGTCGGGTACAATGCACGAAATAATCCCAACGTCCTGCCTCATGCCAAACCCATCACCGATCCGCATGGCTAAGTTGCTCAATGAGCAGATCAATGTGGACACACTGACACCCATCCTCTGCCCAAAGGCATCCACCTCTATTGCCAGCTACGATGAACACGTTCTCGTGAGTAACTTCAAATTCGGTGTGCTGTACCAGAGATTTGGGCAGACGGCTGAAGAGGAGCTATTTGGCAACAACACATCATCACCGGCTTTTGAGGAATTCCTCGATATGCTGGGGCAGAGGATTAAGCTAAAGGAGCACAAAG GCTACCGCGGTGGGTTGGACATCCAGAATGGGCACACTGGCGACACAGCTGTGTACGAAGTATTCAAGGACCGTGAGATTATGTTCCACGTGTCCACACTGCTGCCCTTCACGGAGGGTGATCCGCAGCAGCTGCAACGCAAACGACACATTGGCAACGACATCGTGGCTATCGTGTTCCAAGAATCCAATACACCCTTCTCCCCAGATATGATTGCCAGCCACTTCCTCCATGCATTCATTGTGATCCAACCACTGGAACCGAATACCCCAAACACGCGATATAAGGTCTCAGTCACGGCGAGGGATGATGTACCCTTCTTTGGGCCAACCCTCCCCAATCCGGCTGTTTTCCGCAAAGGTCCCGAATTCACGGAATTCCTCCTGACGAAGCTCATCAATGCCGAGAATGCTTGCTACAAGGCGGACAAATTTGCCAAACTCGAATTGCGCACACGAACATCGTTGCTGCAGAATCTCGTGATGGAATTGCGGGAGAAAACACGAGATTTCCTGGGGATGGATATATCACCATCATGTGGAAATATGTCCCCATCACCGGATACATCCAAGTCTGATAGCGGAAATGCAGGAAGTCGTTTCATTGACACCGTGAAGAAGGCGCTCAATTCACGGCTGAGGTCGCAAAGTGTTGACACGAGTGCTGTGGACAAGGTGCAGAATCCCCAAGGAACACTTGGGATGGGGAAGAAGACCAAAGAGACGGAGAATTCAACTGGAAGT ATGACACGAACATTGTCCAAGTCAAATACTGGGTCCATTAAGAAATCTCCTGAGGGATCTATTGCCTCATCACCGGATATCACGTCGCGTGGTCcaatcaacaacaacaaccacACCAGTAGCAACAACAACGCCACGGTCAATGGGAATGGGAACGGACCGGCAATGTCGGAGACGAGTGATGATTCCAGCCTCAATAGTGTTGACCTGGATCCAATGG cCTTCCAGAATATCGATGGTGGAGCTACTTACATTGATAGTGATACCGGATTGGAATCCATGTCCTCAGCAGAGGCAACAACAAAAGCTTGCTCGCTGTGCTTGGATGGTGTCTCGCCGGGGAATTTACTTGCAGGCCCCGCAGAAGCTATGCAACAGGTTGAGAATCTCCGGCAGGAAGTGACGCGCCTCAAGTGTGACAAACTTGACTTGCTGCGACAGAATGTG aATTGCCAGCGAGACATTAAGAGGCTTCGGGAGAGagaattatctcttcagggtgATTTAGCGGCTGCAGGAAAGGAAATTTTGAGGCTACGTGATCTATTGAAAGAGTACATGCCCAATACAGCGGCTGATCCACATTCCATCTCACCCATGTAA
- the LOC129788472 gene encoding rap1 GTPase-activating protein 1 isoform X13, whose protein sequence is MGVLRWRDLPGSRNSVGARTSIETSREERVPNLHMPVDSQSLPNGQQTSGYRTLRHSLSTSSSSTPASPQLPAHHMVHTYQSQSSVSSQASSVAAPPSQRLLEETLAKGAPYPMIVLPGNGGYWLDGTDHECAFDAHGNPVLAHNAWRAKFETDDTAKCYRRFFIGREHSNLVGHDETLGPVLMSIKSENVANQEHVRILLRLQSGTMHEIIPTSCLMPNPSPIRMAKLLNEQINVDTLTPILCPKASTSIASYDEHVLVSNFKFGVLYQRFGQTAEEELFGNNTSSPAFEEFLDMLGQRIKLKEHKGYRGGLDIQNGHTGDTAVYEVFKDREIMFHVSTLLPFTEGDPQQLQRKRHIGNDIVAIVFQESNTPFSPDMIASHFLHAFIVIQPLEPNTPNTRYKVSVTARDDVPFFGPTLPNPAVFRKGPEFTEFLLTKLINAENACYKADKFAKLELRTRTSLLQNLVMELREKTRDFLGMDISPSCGNMSPSPDTSKSDSGNAGSRFIDTVKKALNSRLRSQSVDTSAVDKVQNPQGTLGMGKKTKETENSTGSMTRTLSKSNTGSIKKSPEGSIASSPDITSRGPINNNNHTSSNNNATVNGNGNGPAMSETSDDSSLNSVDLDPMAFQNIDGGATYIDSDTGLESMSSAEATTKACSLCLDGVSPGNLLAGPAEAMQQVENLRQEVTRLKCDKLDLLRQNVNCQRDIKRLRERELSLQGDLAAAGKEILRLRDLLKEYMPNTAADPHSISPMT, encoded by the exons ATGGGTGTTCTTCGGTGGCGCGATTTGCCCGGATCCCGGAATTCCGTGGGTGCCCGGACATCGATTGag ACTTCTCGGGAAGAGCGAGTACCCAACCTGCATATGCCAGTAGATTCGCAGAGCCTTCCAAATGGCCAGCAAACAAGTGGCTACCGCACCCTCCGACACTCCCTCAGCACCTCATCGAGTTCCACACCAGCCTCACCGCAGCTTCCGGCTCACCATATGGTGCACACCTACCAATCACAATCCTCCGTTTCTTCGCAGGCCTCCTCAGTGGCGGCCCCGCCATCGCAGCGACTCCTCGAGGAGACACTGGCCAAGGGGGCGCCTTACCCAATGATTGTCCTCCCTGGGAATGGGGGCTACTGGCTCGATGGGACGGATCATGAGTGTGCCTTTGATGCACACGGAAACCCCGTTCTGGCACACAATGCCTGGCGGGCAAAATTTGAAACGGACGACACGGCAAAGTGCTACAGACGCTTCTTCATTGGGCGCGAGCACTCAAATCTCGTGGGGCACGATGAAACCCTGGGGCCGGTCCTCATGAGCATCAAATCGGAGAATGTGGCGAATCAGGAACATGTGCGCATCCTCCTCCGGCTACAGTCGGGTACAATGCACGAAATAATCCCAACGTCCTGCCTCATGCCAAACCCATCACCGATCCGCATGGCTAAGTTGCTCAATGAGCAGATCAATGTGGACACACTGACACCCATCCTCTGCCCAAAGGCATCCACCTCTATTGCCAGCTACGATGAACACGTTCTCGTGAGTAACTTCAAATTCGGTGTGCTGTACCAGAGATTTGGGCAGACGGCTGAAGAGGAGCTATTTGGCAACAACACATCATCACCGGCTTTTGAGGAATTCCTCGATATGCTGGGGCAGAGGATTAAGCTAAAGGAGCACAAAG GCTACCGCGGTGGGTTGGACATCCAGAATGGGCACACTGGCGACACAGCTGTGTACGAAGTATTCAAGGACCGTGAGATTATGTTCCACGTGTCCACACTGCTGCCCTTCACGGAGGGTGATCCGCAGCAGCTGCAACGCAAACGACACATTGGCAACGACATCGTGGCTATCGTGTTCCAAGAATCCAATACACCCTTCTCCCCAGATATGATTGCCAGCCACTTCCTCCATGCATTCATTGTGATCCAACCACTGGAACCGAATACCCCAAACACGCGATATAAGGTCTCAGTCACGGCGAGGGATGATGTACCCTTCTTTGGGCCAACCCTCCCCAATCCGGCTGTTTTCCGCAAAGGTCCCGAATTCACGGAATTCCTCCTGACGAAGCTCATCAATGCCGAGAATGCTTGCTACAAGGCGGACAAATTTGCCAAACTCGAATTGCGCACACGAACATCGTTGCTGCAGAATCTCGTGATGGAATTGCGGGAGAAAACACGAGATTTCCTGGGGATGGATATATCACCATCATGTGGAAATATGTCCCCATCACCGGATACATCCAAGTCTGATAGCGGAAATGCAGGAAGTCGTTTCATTGACACCGTGAAGAAGGCGCTCAATTCACGGCTGAGGTCGCAAAGTGTTGACACGAGTGCTGTGGACAAGGTGCAGAATCCCCAAGGAACACTTGGGATGGGGAAGAAGACCAAAGAGACGGAGAATTCAACTGGAAGT ATGACACGAACATTGTCCAAGTCAAATACTGGGTCCATTAAGAAATCTCCTGAGGGATCTATTGCCTCATCACCGGATATCACGTCGCGTGGTCcaatcaacaacaacaaccacACCAGTAGCAACAACAACGCCACGGTCAATGGGAATGGGAACGGACCGGCAATGTCGGAGACGAGTGATGATTCCAGCCTCAATAGTGTTGACCTGGATCCAATGG cCTTCCAGAATATCGATGGTGGAGCTACTTACATTGATAGTGATACCGGATTGGAATCCATGTCCTCAGCAGAGGCAACAACAAAAGCTTGCTCGCTGTGCTTGGATGGTGTCTCGCCGGGGAATTTACTTGCAGGCCCCGCAGAAGCTATGCAACAGGTTGAGAATCTCCGGCAGGAAGTGACGCGCCTCAAGTGTGACAAACTTGACTTGCTGCGACAGAATGTG aATTGCCAGCGAGACATTAAGAGGCTTCGGGAGAGagaattatctcttcagggtgATTTAGCGGCTGCAGGAAAGGAAATTTTGAGGCTACGTGATCTATTGAAAGAGTACATGCCCAATACAGCGGCTGATCCACATTCCATCTCACCCAT GACTTAG